The genomic DNA GTGAGCGGCTGTTCGCCTGGCGGAGCATAACTGGACTTACCTTCAGCATTCTGATCGCAATCAGTGAAGATACAACGACCTTGAGCAGATCGCCAGGGATAAAGGCGATGTTGCCAATAATGGCTTTCCCAAGCGGTACATCCGTCATAAAGGACATGTAAGGGATGCCGACGGCATAAATGATCAGGATTCCGCCAACCACATTAATCAATATCAATTTCCAGAGATTGATGCGTGCGCCCATGCGCTGCACCATGTATCCGATCAAAAATGCAGCGATCGGCCAGCTTAAGAAGTAACCTCCGGTTGGACTGGCCAGGACGGACAAGCCTCCTCTTCCACCGGACAATAGAGGCGCTCCTGCGAGGACGATGATTGCGAAGATAAGCAGACTTAAACCTCCTAATCTAGCGCCTAGAATACTGCCGGCCAACATGACTCCCAACGTTTGAACTGTAATCGGCACAGGGATGAACGGGAGCGGAATAGGAGGCAATAAACCTAAAACAGCCATGATTGCGGCAAATAAAGCCACATACATCATATCTTTGATTTTCATAAATCGGCCCCCTAGTATTCGATTTTCATTTGATAGATTCAATATTGACACAATAATGACATAATATTTTTTTCATGTCAATAATTAACTTTTAAAGACAAAAAAAACAAATAGCGTCTCACTTGGCAGTGAGACGCTATGCTTGACTCGGCAATATTTAAGCGTGGAAATTCTGGCCGTCGGTGACTTCCTGAACGTAACCGGCACGAATGACGAAATCGCCGAAATGCTCGCCTTCTTGGCGATCTTTGGAGTAATGAGTAATGATCGGCTGCAAGGATTCCAGAATTTCAGCCTCGCCGATATTTTCTTTGTACAATTTATTCAAGCGGTTCCCAGAGAACCCCCCGCCAAGATACATATTGTACTTGCCTGGCGCTTTGCCGATAAAGGCAATTTCAGCAAGCATCGGTCTGGCACAGCCGTTCGGGCAGCCTGTCATCCGAATGACGATATCTTCCTCCTGCAGACCGGATTCCTCCAGCATTGGCTCGATCTTGTCGAGCAATGTCGGCAAATAACGCTCTGACTCAGCCATGGCGAGGCCGCAGGTCGGGAACGCCACGCAGGCCATGGAGTTTCTACGTAGCGCAGAATAATGCAGGCCGTCGGTAAGTCCATACTGCTGAATCAAACCTTCGATTTTTTTCTTCTTCTGGCTGCTGACGTTTGCGATGATCAGGTTCTGGTTCGGCGTAAGCCGGAAATCCCCGGTATGGACCTTGGCGATTTCCCGCAGGCCCGTCATCAGCTTGTAATCCGCTTCATCCTTGATTCTTCCGTTCTGAATAAAAAGCGTAAAATGCCATTTGTTGTTACTGCCCTTCACCCATCCGTAACGATCGCCGTTATGCTCAAAGTGAAAAGGCTTTGCTTCCTGCAGGCTCCATCCCAGGCGATTTGTCAGCTCCTGAACGAACCAATCGATACCCCGGTCATCAATCGTATATTTGAAACGCGCATGCTTCCGGACGGAACGGTCTCCATAGTCTCGCTGTATCGTGACGGTCTTCTCCGCCACATCGATGATTTGCTCCGGCAAGCAGAAGCCGATTACTTTGGATACCTGCGGATAAGTTTTTACATCACCGTGGGTCATTCCCATACCGCCGCCCACCGTAACATTGAAGCCTTTTAGCTGTCCGTTCTCAACTATTGCAATGAAGCCCAAATCCTGCGAGAAAACATCGACATCA from Paenibacillus woosongensis includes the following:
- a CDS encoding biotin transporter BioY — encoded protein: MKIKDMMYVALFAAIMAVLGLLPPIPLPFIPVPITVQTLGVMLAGSILGARLGGLSLLIFAIIVLAGAPLLSGGRGGLSVLASPTGGYFLSWPIAAFLIGYMVQRMGARINLWKLILINVVGGILIIYAVGIPYMSFMTDVPLGKAIIGNIAFIPGDLLKVVVSSLIAIRMLKVSPVMLRQANSRSHKA
- the cysI gene encoding assimilatory sulfite reductase (NADPH) hemoprotein subunit, coding for MSDNNLMSPNSAPHSDVEDIKIRSNYLRGSLEETLQDPITGSIPEDDNRLMKFHGSYMQDDRDLRNERQKQKLEPAYQFMLRVRAAGGVVTPEQWLMMDSVSQKYANGTIRLTTRQSFQLHGVIKWNLKKTIQEVNEAMLSTLAACGDVNRNVMCNPNPYQSEIHSEVYHWASKVSDHLDPQTKAYHEIWLDGEKVIDSNDQAEQEPIYGRVYLPRKFKIGLAVPPSNDVDVFSQDLGFIAIVENGQLKGFNVTVGGGMGMTHGDVKTYPQVSKVIGFCLPEQIIDVAEKTVTIQRDYGDRSVRKHARFKYTIDDRGIDWFVQELTNRLGWSLQEAKPFHFEHNGDRYGWVKGSNNKWHFTLFIQNGRIKDEADYKLMTGLREIAKVHTGDFRLTPNQNLIIANVSSQKKKKIEGLIQQYGLTDGLHYSALRRNSMACVAFPTCGLAMAESERYLPTLLDKIEPMLEESGLQEEDIVIRMTGCPNGCARPMLAEIAFIGKAPGKYNMYLGGGFSGNRLNKLYKENIGEAEILESLQPIITHYSKDRQEGEHFGDFVIRAGYVQEVTDGQNFHA